In Anopheles arabiensis isolate DONGOLA chromosome 2, AaraD3, whole genome shotgun sequence, the genomic window gtgaaaggtCTGTGAGTGACGGCAGCCAGGAGCGGTTTGACTTACTTTGTAGGGTCGGGGGTAGTTCGGTTTGGTGTAGCGCATCACGATCAGGGCGACCATGGCGCCACCGTAGAAGATCCAGGCGGTGAAGCTGAAGAAGTCGATCAGCGAATCGATCGTACCGTACAGCACCATCGCACCGGCAATAAGCGACTGttggggaagagagagagagagaggggtataaaaaaaaatgagaaatttTACTTTGAGAATTGAATTTTTACTCAAAATTTTGTAATAAAACTGAACTCCTGTGTCGCATGCTCTCCTGGTACCCGACTGATCGAAAAATCGGTCCGAAATTTTCgataaaatgaaattgttCCCCGTCGAGCTTCTCAGTGCGATGCTCTCCTGTTACTTGCAGCACACCGAACGATACGAAAATTTGTGAACATGAAATGTGATAAATGTAGCCCGCTCTATCTCATGCTCTCCTGTTACTTTGTGTTTGACCAGGATTAAAAATGCGACATTGTGACTTGAAAATGTTGCCTCCTGTGTCGCATGATCTCCTGTTATGCAAGAGGGACCTTTTGGGATGGTTAAGtaccagttccaggaccggcaTGGGTTCATgagcagttccaggaccggtttGGGTTTAGTATCAGatccaggatcggtatgggttcatgagcagttccgggaccggtatgggttcatgagcagttccaggaccggtgtgggtttagtatcagttccaggatcgatatgggttcatgatcggttccaggaccggtttGGGTTTAGTATCAGatccaggatcggtatgggttcatgagcagttccaggaccggtattgGATTAGTATCAGTTCtaggatcggtatgggttcatgatcgattCCAGGACCGGTTCGGGTTCATGAGCAGTTttaggaccggtatgggttcacgAGCAGTTGCAGGATCGATATGGATTCATGAGCAGTTCCAGGACTGGTGTGGGtttagtatcagttccaggatcggtatgggttcatgagcGGTTCCAGAAccgatatgggttcatgatcggttccaggaccggtttgggtttagtatcagttccaggatcggtatgggttcatgagaAGTTCTAGGACCGGTATTGGTTTAGTATCAGTTTCAGGATCGATATGGGTTCATgagcagttccaggaccggtatgggttcatgagcagttccaggaccggtattgGATTAGTATCAGTTCTAGGATCGGTATAGGTTCATGAGCAGTTCCGGGAccgatatgggttcatgatcggttccaggaccggtttgggtttagtatcagttccaggatcggtacGGGCTCATgagcagttccaggaccggtatgggttcatgagcaGTTCCAGGGCCGGTATTGGATTAGTATCAGTTCtaggatcggtatgggttcatgatcgattCCAGGACCGGTTCGGGTTCATGAGCAGTTttaggaccggtatgggttcacgagcagttccaggatcgATATGGATTCATGAGCAGTTCCAGGACTGGTGTGGGtttagtatcagttccaggatcggtatagGTTCATGAGCAGTTCCGGGAccgatatgggttcatgatcggttccaggaccggtttgggtttagtatcagttccaggatcggtatgggctcatgagcagttccaggaccggtatgggtttagtatcagttccaggatcggtatgggttcatgagcagttccaggaccggtttgggtttagtatcagttccaggatcggtatgggttcatgagcaGTTCTAGGACCgctatgggttcatgatcggttccaggaccggtgtGGGTTtaatatcagttccaggatcggtatgggttcatgagcagttccaggaccggtttttgtttagtatcagttccaggatcggtatgggttcatgagcagttccaggatcggtatgggttcatgagcagttctaggaccggtatgggttcacgAGCAGTTGCAGGATCGATATGGATTCATGAGCAGTTCCAGGACTGGTGTGGGtttagtatcagttccaggatcggtatgggttcatgagcggttccaggaccgatatgggttcatgatcggttccaggaccggtttgggtttagtatcagttccaggatcggtatgggttcatgagaAGTTCTAGGACCGGTATTGGTTTAGTATCAGTTTCAGGATCGATATGGGTTCATgagcagttccaggaccggtatgggttcatgagcagttccaggaccggtattgGATTAGTATCAGTTCTAGGATCGGTATAGGTTCATGAGCAGTTCCGGGACCGGTATGAGTTCATGAGCAGtttcaggaccggtatgggatcatgagcagttccaggaccggtgtgggtttagtatcagttccaggatcggtatgggttcatgagcagttccaggaccggtttgggtttagtatcagttccaggatcggtatgggttcatgagcaGTTCTAGGACCGCTATGGGTttatgatcggttccaggaccggtgtgggtttagtatcagttccaggatcgatATGAGTTCATGAGCAGttctaggaccggtatgggttcatgagcaGTTTCGGGACCGGTATGAGTTCATgagcagttccaggaccggtatgggttcatgagcagttccaggaccggtgtGAGtttagtatcagttccaggatcggtatgggttcatgagcagttccaggaccggtttgggtttagtatcagttccaggatcggtatgggttcatgagcagttccgggaccggtatgggttcatgagcagttccaggaccggtgtgggtttagtatcagttccaggatcgatatgggttcatgatcggttccaggaccggtttgggtttagtatcagttccaggatcggtatgagTTCATGAGCAGTACTAGGACCGGTATTGGTTTAGTATCAGTTTCAGGATCGATATGGGTTCATGAGCAGTTCcgggaccggtatgggttcatgagcagttccaggaccggtttgggtttagtatcagttccaggatcggtatgagTTCATGAGCAGTactaggaccggtatgggttcatgagcaGTTTCGGGACCGGTATGAGTTCATgagcagttccaggaccggtatgggttcatgagcagttccaggaccggtgtGAGTTtaatatcagttccaggatcggtatgggttcatgagcagttccaggaccggttggggtttagtatcagttccaggatcggtatgggttcatgagcaGTTCTAGGACCgctatgggttcatgatcggttccaggaccggtgtGGGTTTAGTATCAGTTCCTGgttcggtatgggttcatgaacagttccaggaccggtattaGTTTAGTATCAGTTCtaggatcggtatgggttcatgagcagttccaggaccggtatgggttcatgagcagttccaggaccggtttgggtttagtatcagttccaggatcggtatgggttcatgagcagttctaggaccggtatgggttcagtttTAGTTCCAGCGTACTACATTTTGTACTCTTCAACGATTGTACGCCTACTCAATCTGCACCATTACTTACGTGAAAGATTAGCCCAGGCGCCGGTGTTAGACGACGAACGTGCACGTAGGACAGTATGTCCAGCAGGTGGCCCTCGCGGCTGGCAGCAAAGCACAGTCTGTGAAGAGAAAACACCAATGTCAGCACCTGTACAGCTTGATCAGAGCGGCTTCAACCTACCGTCCCGCCGCAAACAGCGTACCGTTCGCACTGCCAAACGTACTGATGGTGACGCTCAGCGGCATCAGCCACGCCATCATGCCCAGTATGCGGTTGCCGAACGTGACCGCGACCGCTTCGGACTCGATCATCTCCGTCGGCGACATGGCGGCCAGGTAGGAGACGTTGATCAGCGCGTAGCACAGCGTCACCAGCGGGATGCCGATGATGATCGAGCGGGGAAGATTTCTGCAGGTGAAGAAAAACCAAGGTTACGACATCGGCACGATAAGGGAAAAAGCTACACCTCCTCCTCCGTACGTACTTGCTCGGGTTCTGGATCTCCTCCGTCACGTAGTTCAGATTGTTCCAACCGTCGTACGCCCACAGGCCGGTGTAGAAAGCGGTCGCGATCGCACCCAGCGACGGCGTAGTGCCGCTAAATGCATTCTGCAGATGCTGCGTGTTGCCCTGGCACAGCTTGTACGCACCGCCACAGATCACGATCAGCACCGCGATCAGCTTCGCCGACGTAAACACGTTCTGCACGGCCATGCCCAGGTTCACGCTGTAGCAATTCACGAACAGGATGCTCACTGAGAGATCAcgacggggggggggaaggtaCGTCGATCGGGCGAACATGAAAAGGGGGGTAAGCGGAACGGAAAGGCTCGATTAGCGACCAGCTCGGACGACTTCCCTTTTGCTGcacgtgtgcacacacacgataAGCCCGCTCGGAGACGACACGACGTTTGCTGAGGATGAGTTGAGTGTTTTGGTTTTCGACTTTTTCTCCCACTCCGCTCCTCTATGAATTAATGTGTTGTGaacgtgtgggtgtgtgtttgtttgcaacaaaataataacagtAGAGGGGAGGGTTTTAGCAACAAGGACGCCAGAGAgtcgattaaaaaaaacggtgcaACAAAAGATTAATGAGATGAGGCGGTGATGATGCGCGTCTTGGGTCTGATCTGCTGTGTTGTGATtcaaaatagaaataaattcACTTCTGCACTTCTGAGCTCGAAAGAAATTCActaaacaaacatcaaattgCGTCATTgacttgataaaaaaaaacagttttctTAATCAGTTAAAGTTAAATCACAAAAAGAAGTTGCTCAATTAAATGTTCCAAATTTCACACGAATGTAGAAAATGTCCTTTTTGTTCTTAAAACGAAATGCATTTgttaaaacaaagaaaaactcgATTTTCATTTGACAATCCACAATTGTTAGGCAATGCACCAATTACTAAGCAATGAAAACCACATCTTGAAAGCTTTACTTCACTTGTTCCTACTTGTTGCCGGATAGATGATGGATGGTGATGGATGGTGATCATGATGGCAAATGAAAACTGAGCAAAAGAAGCATTTCGCCCCTCCGTTCTTTTCTTCCAGTTGCAGTTCGGTATTAACCCGCGTTTGTTCCGGGTCAAAGGTGGCTGGCAGGAAGGATCGACGTACGCATGCACTCGAGCTAGAGCAAGAGCCACACCAAACACGAgagataacacacacacagaggcgtGGACGATCCAGGATGTGGCTGTGGATGACCGTTGGTCCTCTCCCCTGCCCTCCACCCCATTTTTGCgcggaagggggggggggtgcacgTACCAGATGCTCGGCGGATTCTACAAGAAGAGAATACTTTAAAGCAGCAGAGTCAAGATGGTCGCAGAGAAGACCTTCCGTCGATCACAGCACGGGCGtgcgctttctctctctctctctctgttcgcTCTCTGTTTGGTGGACTCTGTAAGTCACGCTCATGCGGTGTGTCCTTACTCCGTGCTCAGTGCTCCACATTGGCACCCCCCCGCAGGACTGCCGGATCGGCCTCACGAACATAATGTCTGTGCCCGTGTCCGATGCTCTGGAATGGAATGGGAACGGTTCTACACACACGGCTCTACACAACAAGCAACCGAAAAACGGAAGGCAACAGAACgaaccgaaacgaaacggaatGCGTGcgcgtacgcacacacacacgggcgcaATTCCCGGAAGGCGAAGGATGGGTGCCGGGAACGAGCGCGCCAAAACAATCAGCTGTGACAGTGTAACGCGAGAGCAGCCACTCTCATGTCTCTGTACTCTTAAtctctctgtttctttctctctttctctctctttctctctctctctcctgctcAGGTCGGTCGGTATTGGACGGCCAGCGTCCCGTCGCGCACTTACCGATCGCAAGGATCGCAACCATCTTCACCACGCTCAGCGGCGGATCGCACTCGGACACGAACGCCTCGACCGCGTACTGCGCGAACGACAGGCAGATGATCGCCATCTGGGACGGCTTCAGCACCAGCGTCGACACCCACGAGAACAGGAAGGCGGGCCAGGCCCCGAACGCGTCCATAAAGTATGCCCATTCTGCTCCGGACGAAGTATTCATCGTGCCTAACTCAGCGTACGCCAATGCACCTGGTGTGGAGggaatgcaacaaaaaaaaaacagcgtgATAAAGAGGTGAAGAGAGGGTGTAGGTAAAAgtattcattttgttttaatatctAATGGTTGGGTGGATGTatggttgtgtgagtgtgcgtgtgtgtgtgtcgttgatTGCCTGCACCATGTCTTACCGGCCGGTTGGCAGTGCGACAAGTGCACATGCTTCCGCTGTTCGCCGATTTAATTACTGTCAGCGACGCGTTCAAGCGGGGTAAAAAGTTCCCAAACGATGCCATTTTGTCCCTTTTTGTGGCCGTGTTTGTGGCCCGGGCAATCGGTAACTTTGGCTCGTTCGTTTTAATAGCGTAACCAGAGTGGCAGTTTCGAAATGGAGTTATGGGCCGTTTAGCTATTCGTATGTTAATATGCCGTGCTCACGTGTATCACCACCTTCGCGTTGATCTTTGAGGCTTGAATTAAGCAagaattattacatttttattgccacCGTTGTGTGTAGTCAGCATCTGCAAAGAGCTTTATTTAATCCCGTTTAATTTGTAGGGATGTATGCGAAAACTTGGCAACTTATTACACATGCCCATTCAAATATTTCCTCCAATCGAAGGTTGCATTGCATTACCAATTCCGGCAACAAAACATAACGAAGAGCGATAGAGATAAGTAGCTGGCAGTGCATAAATTAAACGAGCGTCCTCAACTTTCCGAGCACGTCTTTGGCAACTTTCCCGGACAACATCTCCAAAATTGGGACCAAGTTTTTGATCCTTTGCTGAGGCGCAACTTTTCCAACTAGCGTGCGCATGTACTTCGCTTTCGGCCCGAATGTTATCGAACTTACTTGCCGACGCAaagcttctctctctcccaccaTACGCAAAAGTTCAAAGTGCTTTACTACAGAAcagggaggggaaaaaatgtcccaCGCCTTCACACATCAATCAGAGAAACATGGGCGTGCAAGgattatatgtatatatatagacCCGCACAACATTCTTTTTGCAATTTATTGCACTAATCTCGTCACGCTGTTTCGAGGCAACTCGAAGGGATCGAGTAAAGGCAGCACCCCTGTGGTGCTTCTTGATTTGCAGCCCCACATGATACTACGTCACAACCCCGTGTTACAGCTCGTTCGCTATTAATAAGCCCCTTTTCTCTTCGTTACTGCTGGTTCGGCTAGGCAAATCCGGGAACGAACCCCCGGCAAGTGGCAAGTGTTGATCGTTTGCAAATTCATGTCTCATCgtaaatttatttgtaaacaTTTACTGTAACGATTGTGATAGAAAAGTTTTGAGCCACGACCATTTGGCAGTTGAAAAGAGAGAAACTTTGCGTTCTGCTTTGATCgaggcgtgtttttttttgtaatttaatgcACAATTGGTATTAAAATTGTCTTCATTTTAATCTTGCATTTGATAAAAGTAGATTATTTACATAATAACACTTTAGTGAATGTTAAAACGCaccattattttaaaatcaaatatcttTATATTGCAATAGTTTATAAAAgactaggcgtctccatgtTGCTGAACCaatcttttaaaaatataaatgaattaacatttaataaaaaaaaaagtttcggTACAATTAAATTTACAGTATGTAAACTTTTCATCTCATTGCATATGATAAATAAGCAgcaaagataaaataaaaataactccTTTCAAAAGCTTGCTACCGACGTGCCTGTTTACACGCCCGTTGTGATGGTGTTGTACAAACATCGTTAAGTGTAAAATTTACGCATTCCCCCAAACCGACCGAAGACGAGCCCACCCCGTCGTTCGTGTGAAAAACTGTTCCGCTCATTGAGGAAATTTAAATAAGGCGTAAAAATAATGCATCACATTCTAGAAGGAACCGCAACCGCAAGATTTATCACACTCCCTCGTTCATACGAACCGCGGAGGAAATGATCGTCACAATTCACCAAACCAGCCCCATGGCACTCTCGCACCGGCCACATTTCGCATCCATCTTGCGTTGATAACGCAAAGTCGTCCACCGTTTgaccctgtgtgtgtgtgtgtgtgtgtgtgtgtgtgtgtgtgtgtgtgtgtgtgtgtgtgtgtgtgtgtgtgtgtgtgtgtcgatgatttggccttctttttcttgctgtGACCGTTTTTGCGAATAAAAGATATcggctgctgttgttttaaAAGGCGCTATTTTTAGCTGCAATTATATCCCGTGTGGCGTGTCACACAACGATACGACTCGAGCTGGCGCGTTCTTTAATGCAACAATTCCCTGCGTTCCCTTGCGAGTTGCATCACTACCGATCTGCGACAGGTTGATCGATAAGCGTCAACACAGTGAAGCATGGATCGGAACAAAACGGACATAACGATCACCTGACGACCCCATTGGGAGGGAATGGACCGAATGGACAGAAGCGGGCGCACTCAGCGGTGAGGCAAGTGACGCACGTACGTACGTGACAGCCGGCAAGCCATGTGATTCTGTTGTATTCCTCTCGGATGTCGCCTGCTTTCCTGCGCCCTGCAATTACTGTTCCCAATTCTTTGAGCGGCCATTTAGGGAGGCTTTTTAAGGGGAAGAAGCAGATAATTTTCCCACGATTTCAAACGAACGATCCCATGTTTTGGTAAAATGTTTGACAGTCTGTCAACTGCCTATGGTTTCGCGCATGATGACGCAAACAACCGACGGTCTAAGCTGGTCACAACAATAGTGTAGGGAGGTCACAAGAATAGTGTTGTGAGttgagaaatgagttttcatGCGAAAAGAGGTAGTACTTACCTAACAACGAGAGCAATCCACAGGCCATCCAAATGATAAAGCTCACACCAATGGAACCAGTTCGCACCAGTAAACCAGATGGCGACACGAAAATTCCGGACCCTGGAAGGAAGGCAAGGCATTAGCGTATCAGACGAAAGCATTCGACGCCATCGTCGCAGACCACCGCCACAGCTACAACTACTTACCAATCATGGTACCGACAATTAAAGCAACCCCACTGAAGAGTCCCACCCGTCTCTTGAGGTGAATAGCGTCGTTCTGCGCTGAGCCCGGCCCCTCCAACGCGTCCCGCATCCCCCCGGTCCCTGgaaaagacagagagagagagagatagcgtCGAAATTATGTTAAATAGCAGTTGGTGGGTACACTCGTGGTGGATGTTTGATTTCGAACAACTTTCGCAAAGATCGATGAGAACTATTTTGAATGGCGAACAGTACTTTGATCCTACTTTACTACTTACAACTTTGGGGTGCAATTAAATACAGAGAActatttttgtacatttaCTGCTGCTACGTGTacatttgtaaacaaaacgaTAAACGTCTCGGAAAAACATAGCAAAAATAgtttcaaacattccaaaaataGTTTTCTTGCTAACAAATTAGAGCCAGCCGCCCATCCAAAACAGCACTCAGGATCCGGATCTTGTTAAGTGGTACGGCGGAAATCGTTCAAACTTTATCCTTCCCCaattaaaaacagaaaaaacacaccacgCAGGGCGGAATGCAACGAGTTTGCCGGTAGGATAATCTTCGCGATGCCGCTGGAGCTGTACCGGAAACACACTGAAGTTCATGGCCATTACGCTGCTTGAATGAGCACGGCATTCATCGTGTgccctcgctcgctcgctcgctcaacAGTTTTTCCCATCATTTACACACCATTAAGCAAATTTCCGTGCGCGGCACGACGAGCCATCAAGCAGGATGGATCCCTAATCTCGGATCGCGAATCTTGCGCGATACTACCGCAAAGTGCCCTCCACCCCCCACTTACCTGATGAGTCGGTCTCTGCCGTTTCGGACGTCCCTCGCCCGAGAGTCCCGTTGAGCTGCGCTGTTCCGTCCCCGATGCGGGAATTCCAGTCTGTCTTTGATACATCTTTAATTGATCCACTGTGTCCTGTGGACGGGAGAgcggagaaaagaaaagatttaACGGTTAGTGAGGATAGGAAAGAGTTTGAAGAAAGTCTCATATGCACCCTACGCGCCCATCGTTGCGCAGTAACACAGTCATCGCAGCTAATCGAACACGGTGACAAAGGATGCAACATTCCTGCCATGCGACATCAATCTTTCAATCGAAACGGACGAAACCGAACAGCCAAACACAGGAGACGGTCGAAGCCACGATCTGGGGACGTGTTTTCATGTTAATTATGGCACATGTGCTTGATGGGTGCTAATTAATTTGCCCGAAGGATATATTTAACAGCGTCACGGATGCCACCACATCCGTCGAAGCCACTTGAAACCGGTTCCGTAAATCAACATCTCGTCGTCTCGTGTTTGGGGAaccaatccacacacacacacacacaaacagcacaccAAAATTGATCTTAACGAGTCCCAATCGGTTCACACACCAGCGTGGGACGGGCGAACGCGTTATAATTTGCCATCAAATTGGAACTGGCGGACGCGCTGTGCCGGGACGATGAACTTTGCCGGGTATGTATTATGCCTCCAGCATCACTGCTCGCAGGAGGATCAAACGCGGCTCAAACGTCACTCGAACAGCATACATTTCGATCGGTCGAACGGGTAAATAAATTAACCATTGGCCTACTCCTAAACACACCACAACCAACATCATTGGGCGGAGCACGATTAGAGTCGCAGCTGGGAGTAGTAACAAACACATTATAGTCTTTTGCTAAATATCAACCCGTCGGCGCATGAGCACGTTTTATGCTGGTGCTATGGAAGGGGAGCACTACTGCGTACGttcatcttgtttttgttttcattggcATGATTCACACTACGTTGGCGAGCCGTAATCTCACGATCgaaaccatcaccaccaccaccaccaccaccggccatGAAGGATGGCCTTGAACCATTTGTTATTCTTCATTTATTTCGCGTCACCTACGCAATAGTATTGggaaaattctttttttaggcatttcgtttcgattttgcttaaaaaatattgaaaacgcGAAATAGCGCATGGAGGCGCCTAGTACTTAACGGTCTATGGCACCTCCAGACGCATAAGCTTATTTCACCCTGACCCCACGGACACTGTCCCACTTTTTGTTAAAAGGTAGACAGACAggcagagggagagagagagtgagatcGACCTCGTTTACACAACGCACGCCGGCATATTACATTAGGTGACCGCTCAAGGAACGAGGAAGACAATGGACGCGCGCTGTGTGTTATATCACCAGAAGCACCACCACGTCCCAGATGGCTGGTTGGTAAACGGAATGGTACACCAACACCCAACCGAAACgtaaacacacatatacacacacacagaggaagAGGATTCAGATAATAATCACCAAAACCACCCTGAATCGCAGTTGGAATAGTGTTCCGTTTATCGTATGTGCGGAAGAAGATAAATAGATCatacatagacacacacacacacacacacacacacacacaaagggacACACCAACGAAGCATACCAGACACAAAATGGAGCTCAACGACTGTGCACGATTTTCACACTCCTGTCCTAATGGACGTACATCCATCATCGCCCGATCGGTTTCGTCGCAATTGGCAATTGTTTCAGCCGCCAGCTCACGCGAGCCGATCGCGACCGGACGGACAGACGGACGGACGTTTGGCTGTTTGGTTGAACCGCCCGGCTATTTTAGTCCATTCTTAACCTAACAGCCGGCTAGTAGGGCAAACACCACCCGAACCACGGCTCCCGCAGAAGCGAACGCGTCCCCGGGGGATGCGAGAAAGTCGATGGAAAACACGCACCTGCATAGCCGTTAGTGCACTGTGTGGGAGTTCCCGTACCGGCCGCCTGTAGCTGATGTGCGTTGCGCCCTCCGGCATCGTGGTCTGACGCTGCCGAGAAGAGCTGAGAGATTGAGCTGCGCATGGCATGAGCGTCCGGGAGCGAATTGGCTATCCGACGGGTGTGTTGGTCGGCCGTGATCGCGCGGGCAGAATGATGGTGTGGGGATGCTGTGTGATGtcgttttgtttggtgcggTCGGTCAAACAAATAGGTTTActacttgcacacacacacacactacacacggACAAACATTCAACGAGACACGCAACGGAAACACTTTGTCGGTACCGAGCACGACCACGTGGCGCAGCAATTATCCGTCTCTAGTCGAGCGGCAAGACAcgtactacacacacacacgcacacacacaagaaagagacagggACATATACGCATACACTCCACAAACAGTCAGTGATTGGCGATCACTCCCTGCTCCCCTGTACCTTTCCAATAGAGAAAGGAACCGATCGTAGCCGAACTTCCTAAAAAGCTTCAAAAACGGACGAACGCTTGCCCAGGATCCCCGAAAACCTTGATCTAGCTCCGGACGGGTACGAACTTTAACTGAAAAGATTTCTCAGCCGCGATTTTCGTTTTTATAGACCAGGCGGTCGTTCGGGCTGCTCGGAATGAGATCGTCCCCAAAATCCCGagcaagacagagagagagagagaaaaagagagagagagggagagagaaagcgaacaCACGAAGGAGAGCAGCCCGAGACGGAATCGTCACACTCACAGCCCGAAACGGTACCGAGATGGTGCCATCGCCACCCGGCTGCACGGTCCGCCAAACTATTCCGCAGAATTGCCAAACACCAAGCGCGCGGAACAACGgttgtgttcgtgtgtgtgtgtgtggttgtgggaTAAGAAGTATTTGAACTTCCCCCTCGCAGATACCTTTAGCCAGTGGCGGGATTTGTGGCGAGTTCAGTGGATTTCAATCGGTCAAAAATAGCCTGACTTGTCTGAGAGCGCGACACCGCACACCGTGTGCCGTGCGCTGTTGTGGCTCTCCGTGCAAACGCGATCATGTGGCGCCAGTACGTGGCGGTGTGCGCGTGTGGGGATCTCGCTCCCGTTCCCCCTGCCCTCCTACCTCCCCCGGCCAGACTAGTCTCGCAGGGGCGTGAGAGATGCATCCGCAGGTGCAGCAACAAGCATTACACGCACCACGCTTCAACCAGCGAAAggttgatcacacacaaaaaaagcaaaccccaCACCTGACGCACACGTCATCGGGGTAGAGTATTTGCTCGTTAGCAAGTACCGGCCACAATCGATGTGTGAATAGCCTAACCTc contains:
- the LOC120898723 gene encoding b(0,+)-type amino acid transporter 1 isoform X3, which encodes MRDALEGPGSAQNDAIHLKRRVGLFSGVALIVGTMIGSGIFVSPSGLLVRTGSIGVSFIIWMACGLLSLLGALAYAELGTMNTSSGAEWAYFMDAFGAWPAFLFSWVSTLVLKPSQMAIICLSFAQYAVEAFVSECDPPLSVVKMVAILAIVSILFVNCYSVNLGMAVQNVFTSAKLIAVLIVICGGAYKLCQGNTQHLQNAFSGTTPSLGAIATAFYTGLWAYDGWNNLNYVTEEIQNPSKNLPRSIIIGIPLVTLCYALINVSYLAAMSPTEMIESEAVAVTFGNRILGMMAWLMPLSVTISTFGSANGTLFAAGRLCFAASREGHLLDILSYVHVRRLTPAPGLIFHSLIAGAMVLYGTIDSLIDFFSFTAWIFYGGAMVALIVMRYTKPNYPRPYKVPLIIPILVMVISGYLVAAPIIEKPQIEYLYAVLFILAGLIFYVPFVHYGYHPKFMDNVTLFFQMLFEVVPTTSMAMFD
- the LOC120898723 gene encoding b(0,+)-type amino acid transporter 1 isoform X1; its protein translation is MRSSISQLFSAASDHDAGGRNAHQLQAAGTGTPTQCTNGYAGHSGSIKDVSKTDWNSRIGDGTAQLNGTLGRGTSETAETDSSGTGGMRDALEGPGSAQNDAIHLKRRVGLFSGVALIVGTMIGSGIFVSPSGLLVRTGSIGVSFIIWMACGLLSLLGALAYAELGTMNTSSGAEWAYFMDAFGAWPAFLFSWVSTLVLKPSQMAIICLSFAQYAVEAFVSECDPPLSVVKMVAILAIVSILFVNCYSVNLGMAVQNVFTSAKLIAVLIVICGGAYKLCQGNTQHLQNAFSGTTPSLGAIATAFYTGLWAYDGWNNLNYVTEEIQNPSKNLPRSIIIGIPLVTLCYALINVSYLAAMSPTEMIESEAVAVTFGNRILGMMAWLMPLSVTISTFGSANGTLFAAGRLCFAASREGHLLDILSYVHVRRLTPAPGLIFHSLIAGAMVLYGTIDSLIDFFSFTAWIFYGGAMVALIVMRYTKPNYPRPYKVPLIIPILVMVISGYLVAAPIIEKPQIEYLYAVLFILAGLIFYVPFVHYGYHPKFMDNVTLFFQMLFEVVPTTSMAMFD
- the LOC120898723 gene encoding b(0,+)-type amino acid transporter 1 isoform X2; amino-acid sequence: MFQHAFQTNQFGNGHSGSIKDVSKTDWNSRIGDGTAQLNGTLGRGTSETAETDSSGTGGMRDALEGPGSAQNDAIHLKRRVGLFSGVALIVGTMIGSGIFVSPSGLLVRTGSIGVSFIIWMACGLLSLLGALAYAELGTMNTSSGAEWAYFMDAFGAWPAFLFSWVSTLVLKPSQMAIICLSFAQYAVEAFVSECDPPLSVVKMVAILAIVSILFVNCYSVNLGMAVQNVFTSAKLIAVLIVICGGAYKLCQGNTQHLQNAFSGTTPSLGAIATAFYTGLWAYDGWNNLNYVTEEIQNPSKNLPRSIIIGIPLVTLCYALINVSYLAAMSPTEMIESEAVAVTFGNRILGMMAWLMPLSVTISTFGSANGTLFAAGRLCFAASREGHLLDILSYVHVRRLTPAPGLIFHSLIAGAMVLYGTIDSLIDFFSFTAWIFYGGAMVALIVMRYTKPNYPRPYKVPLIIPILVMVISGYLVAAPIIEKPQIEYLYAVLFILAGLIFYVPFVHYGYHPKFMDNVTLFFQMLFEVVPTTSMAMFD